A single region of the Alosa alosa isolate M-15738 ecotype Scorff River chromosome 6, AALO_Geno_1.1, whole genome shotgun sequence genome encodes:
- the abat gene encoding 4-aminobutyrate aminotransferase, mitochondrial isoform X2, whose amino-acid sequence MTHRRTLDYCYNHPALMKVMANPHNLSSFINRPALGILPPENFAEKLNESLLSVAPSGMSRVQTMACGSCSNENAYKAMFIWYRNKERGHNIPSDEEVTSCMVNQSPGCPDLSILSFMGGFHGRTLGCLATTHSKAIHKLDIPSFDWPIAPFPKLKYPLDEFVRENAQEEARCLEEVEDLIEKWKKKGKPVAGIVIEPIQAEGGDNHASADFFIKLRNIATKHGAAFHVDEVQTGGGATGKFWAHEHWGMDDPAEIVSFSKKMLTGGYYHKDELQADKAYRIFNTWMGDPSKNLFLAEVLNVIQRESLLEEVTRSGKTLLQGLYALQAQYPHLLSSARGQGTFCAIDIRDDPTRNSLIMKARNKGVLLGGCGERSIRFRPALVFKEYHVHQFLNIFNDVLQDYK is encoded by the exons GTTACAATCATCCTGCTCTCATGAAAGTCATGGCTAACCCACACAATTTG AGTTCATTTATCAACCGGCCAGCTCTTGGTATCCTGCCACCTGAGAACTTTGCAGAGAAACTGAATGAGAGTCTTCTGTCC GTTGCTCCCAGTGGTATGTCCCGTGTGCAGACGATGGCGTGTGGCTCCTGCTCCAATGAGAATGCCTACAAGGCCATGTTCATCTGGTACAGG AACAAAGAGAGAGGACACAACATCCCATCTGATGAGGAGGTGACGTCCTGCATGGTCAATCAG AGCCCAGGCTGTCCAGATTTGAGTATCCTCTCCTTTATGGGAGGATTTCATGGGAGAACTCTGG GTTGCCTTGCTACCACACACTCCAAAGCCATTCACAAGCTGGACATTCCGTCCTTCGACTGGCCCATTGCACCCTTCCCGAAACTGAAATACCCGCTGGATGAGTTTGTCCGGGAGAACGCCCAGGAGGAAGCTCGCTGTTTGGAGGAG gtggaGGACCTGATTGAGAAGTGGAAAAAGAAGGGTAAGCCAGTGGCTGGCATTGTGATCGAGCCCATCCAGGCGGAGGGGGGGGACAACCACGCCTCTGCCGACTTCTTTATCAAGCTGAGGAACATTGCGACCAAG caTGGCGCTGCCTTTCATGTGGATGAGGTTCAGACAGGCGGTGGAGCCACGGGGAAGTTTTGGGCCCACGAGCACTGGGGCATGGACGACCCTGCTGAAATTGTCTCCTTCAGCAAGAAGATGCTCACGGGAGGCTACTACCACAAAGACGAACTGCAGGCCGACAAG GCCTACAGAATCTTCAACACGTGGATGGGAGACCCTTCCAAGAACCTGTTCCTGGCTGAGGTTCTCAATGTGATCCAGCGGGAGAGCCTCCTGGAGGAGGTGACGCGCTCGGGGAAGACCCTGCTCCAGGGACTCTATGCACTGCAG GCCCAGTACCCTCACCTCTTGAGCAGTGCTCGTGGTCAGGGCACCTTCTGTGCCATCGACATCCGAGATGACCCTACTCGCAACAGCTTGATCATGAAAGCCAGGAACAAGG GTGTTCTTCTCGGTGGCTGCGGTGAGCGGTCGATCCGTTTCCGCCCGGCGCTAGTCTTCAAGGAGTACCACGTGCACCAGTTCCTCAACATCTTTAACGACGTGTTGCAGGATTACAAATAA